One window of Oreochromis niloticus isolate F11D_XX linkage group LG23, O_niloticus_UMD_NMBU, whole genome shotgun sequence genomic DNA carries:
- the LOC102077500 gene encoding T-cell surface antigen CD2 isoform X5: MAFSSIIIAVLLLCLLASGSIGPQADCDVYAATGSNFTVRLQHVLKDSDSLRWFQDENQIFYRRSKQVIRGKNYDVDSTGSLKLTQLTKDKSGRYTPQVHRADGTSAGDLPSVRLCVLDPVQKPKVTVTCDKTKVTFTCDAGQDEKIEWFMDGETVAEKEKTLTRPAEDVLNARFSCNVSNPVSSEISQPVQQDCIKPSDHSGIWIAVGICICLVVILVIICCVQSRWKK, from the exons ATGGCTTTTTCTTCCATCATCATCGCTGTGCTTCTGCTCTGCCTCTTAGCCAGTGGCTCCATAG GCCCTCAGGCTGATTGTGATGTGTACGCTGCAACAGGCTCAAACTTTACTGTGCGACTTCAACATGTGTTAAAAGACTCGGATAGCCTGAGATGGTTCCAGGATGAAAACCAAATCTTTTATCGCAGAAGTAAACAGGTGATCAGAGGGAAAAATTATGATGTTGATTCAACTGGATCACTAAAGCTGACACAACTGACCAAAGACAAGTCAGGACGATACACCCCACAGGTTCACAGAGCAGATGGAACCAGTGCAGGAGATTTACCaagtgtgcgtttgtgtgtatTAG ACCCTGTGCAGAAGCCCAAAGTAACAGTGACGTGTGATAAGACAAAAGTCACTTTTACTTGCGATGCTGGTCAG GATGAGAAGATCGAATGGTTTATGGATGGTGAAACGGTGGCAGAAAAAGAGAAGACGCTGACAAGACCAGCCGAAGACGTGCTAAATGCTCGTTTCTCTTGCAATGTTTCTAACCCCGTCAGCTCTGAGATCAGTCAGCCTGTTCAACAAGACTGCATTAAGCCCT ctGATCACAGTGGGATCTGGATTGCTGTGG gtatttgtatttgtttggtGGTAATCCTTGTCATCATTTGCTGTGTCCAGTCCAGATGGAAAAAGT AG
- the LOC102077500 gene encoding T-cell surface antigen CD2 isoform X4, with amino-acid sequence MRIVKKMASAATIAVFLLCCYFIVSSGSQADCNVYAATGSNFTVQLKHVLKDSDSLRWFKNKKVIFLRKSKLVIRGKNDDVDSNGKLKLTQLTKDKSGRYRPEVHRADGTSAVDLPSVRLCVLDPVQKPKVTVTCDKTKVTFTCDAGQSEKNFPIKWFMDNKNGPENETGKELKRPVKDVLNARFSCNVSNPVSSEISQPVQQDCIKSSFPDICGIDVCIPVRTGAGILLLVILIVIVCCIQRKANLIKDKVELPLRKHHHHHQKQLVGSVLEPDICADCDLEGDNRI; translated from the exons ATGCGAATAGTGAAGAAGATGGCTTCTGCTGCCACCATCGCTGTGTTTTTGCTCTGCTGCTACTTCATTGTGTCCTCAG GCTCTCAGGCTGATTGTAATGTGTACGCTGCAACAGGCTCAAACTTTACTGTGCAACTTAAACATGTGTTAAAAGACTCGGATAGCCTGAGATGGTTCAAGAATAAAAAAGTAATCTTTCTTCGCAAAAGTAAACTGGTGATCAGAGGGAAAAATGATGATGTTGATTCAAATGGAAAACTAAAGCTGACACAACTGACCAAAGACAAGTCAGGACGATACAGACCAGAGGTTCACAGAGCAGATGGAACCAGTGCAGTAGATTTACCaagtgtgcgtttgtgtgtatTAG ACCCTGTGCAGAAGCCCAAAGTAACAGTGACGTGTGATAAGACAAAAGTCACTTTTACTTGCGATGCTGGTCAG AGTGAAAAGAATTTTCCTATCAAATGGTTTATGGACAATAAAAATGGGCCAGAAAACGAGACTGGCAAGGAGCTGAAAAGGCCAGTCAAAGACGTGCTAAATGCTCGTTTCTCTTGCAATGTTTCTAACCCCGTCAGCTCTGAAATCAGTCAGCCTGTTCAACAAGACTGCATTAAGTCCT CTTTCCCTGATATATGTGGAATTGATGTCTGTATTCCAGTGCGCACTGGAGCAG GTATTCTTCTGTTGGTGATCCTCATTGTCATTGTTTGCTGTATCCAGAGAAAAGCAAACTTAATAAagg ATAAAGTTGAGCTTCCATTAAGGAagcatcaccatcatcatcagaaGCAGCTGGTTGGTAGCGTCCTGGAGCCTGACATCTGTGCAGACTGTGATCTGGAAGGAGACAACAGGATATAA
- the LOC100707126 gene encoding uncharacterized protein LOC100707126, with the protein MRTVKKMASAATIAVFLLCCFITASTGSQADCDVYAATGSSFTVPLTHVLKDSDNLRWFQDENLIFYRRQKQVITGKNYDVDSTGSLKLTQLTKNKSGRYSPQIHRADGTSAGDLPSVRLCVLDRVQKPTVMMNCTGDKAKVSFTCNVGQNEKVKWFVDGKQVAEKGKTLMRVAKDVVNAHFSCNISNHVSSEISLPVKQDCYKPVFPETIFGISIWVLVSGGTGIVLMLILIVIIYIIKLRRKKHVRLNDERELYLQWSNQEQEQPDYYEHRYQQELPGNTRNMAENSNSPSNIPKPGICTHCGLKKDDLK; encoded by the exons ATGAGAACGGTGAAGAAGATGGCTTCTGCTGCCACCATCGCTGTGTTTCTGCTCTGCTGCTTCATCACTGCCTCCACAG GCTCTCAGGCTGATTGTGATGTGTACGCTGCAACAGGCTCAAGCTTTACTGTGCCACTTACACATGTGTTAAAAGACTCGGATAACCTGAGATGGTTCCAGGATGAAAACCTAATCTTTTATCGCAGACAGAAACAGGTGATCACAGGGAAAAATTATGATGTTGATTCAACTGGATCACTAAAGTTGACACAACTGACCAAAAACAAGTCAGGACGTTACAGCCCACAGATTCACAGAGCAGATGGAACCAGTGCAGGAGATTTACCaagtgtgcgtttgtgtgtatTAG ACCGTGTGCAGAAGCCCACTGTGATGATGAACTGTACAGGCGATAAGGCAAAAGTCAGTTTTACTTGCAACGTTGGTCAG AATGAGAAGGTCAAATGGTTTGTGGATGGTAAACAGGTGGCAGAAAAAGGGAAGACGCTGATGAGAGTAGCCAAAGACGTGGTAAACGCCCATTTCTCTTGCAATATTTCTAACCATGTCAGCTCTGAGATCAGTCTGCCTGTTAAACAAGACTGCTATAAGCCCG TTTTCCCTGAAACAATATTTGGAATTAGCATCTGGGTTTTAGTGAGTGGTGGAACAG GTATTGTTTTGATGCTGATCCTTATTGTCATCATTTATATTATCAAGCTCAGACGAAAAAAGCATGTGCGACTAAACG ATGAGAGGGAGCTTTACTTGCAGTGGAGCAATCAAGAACAGGAACAGCCTGATTATTATGAGCACCGCTACCAGCAGGAGCTACCTGGCAACACCAGAAATATGGCTGAAAACAGCAACTCGCCGAGCAACATCCCGAAACCTGGCATCTGTACACACTGTGGTCTGAAGAAAGACGACTTGAAATAA